Genomic segment of Glutamicibacter sp. JL.03c:
GCGCGACCTTCAGGAAGTTCTTCCCATCCGGACCGGCGACGACCTCGACGCCTTCGGAGGAAATCTTGCGGTATGGGGTTGTATCTTCGCCAATTGGCAGAAGATCCTCATAACGGAATTCAGGCATGCTCTGTCCTTGATTCAATCGTGGATGCTCATCTGCCATGTTATGCCTTCACCCCGATTTTCCCGCATTCGGCGTTTGCACCACAGGCTTTATCACGACATGCTGTAGTACATGAGCACCGAGAACACCCCAGCTGCGCACGATGGCCAAGATCCAGCCCAAACCCCGGATGCGATCATTGAAACCCCGATGGACCAGCACCGCGCCAAGCCGAAAACCCACTTCGAAATGATGCTGCAGGCCGGTCTTAACAAACCGGAGCTCTCCGGCTCGGTCATCGGCGCCTTCATGAGCGCCGAGGTGTACTTCCTCTCACGTGAAGAGGTCACCGAAGAGAACCAGAATGCCCAGCCGATGCTGCTGACCAACCCGGCTGGCGAAGCAGTGGTGGCCGTGTTCACCACCTTGGAGCGCATCCCATCCAGCTACATCGACATGGCGCCGTACGGCGTGAAGGTCCAGGGCGCCACCGTGGTCCGCGCGCTGGAGAACACCGGCTTCGTGGTGAACCCGGGAGATGAGCTGAGCTTCGAAGTACCCGCGGATGGCGTGGCCATCCTGAAGCAGCAGATGCTGAACCAGAATTCTGGCGAGCAGGCGTAACTTTCCCCACGATTATTCGCGCCGTTTACCGGCCGGCCCGATTCGTGGGATATGCTTTTGTTGCCCGAGCCGTCATTAGGCCGCTCGGTGCACCTGCGGGCGTAGCTCAATGGTAGAGCGCTAGCTTCCCAAGCTCGATACGCGGGTTCGATTCCCGTCGCCCGCTCGCACTGACGTCGGGGTACCACCAGGTGCCCCGGCGTTTTATTTGTATCAGGCCAACCCAAGGAGCATGATGACCGGAGTCCTCGAAGGCTTCTCCATCATCTGGGTGGTCATTGCCGTGGGCTACCTGGTCGGACGCACCGGAGTGCTGGGCGACCAGGGACGCAATGTCCTGAGCCGCGTCACCTTCTTCGTGGCCAGCCCGGCCCTGCTGTTCACCACCTTGGCCGAGTCCGATCCGGTCGCAGTGCTCGGACCACTGTTGTGGGTGGCAGCCATATCCGCAGCCCTCACCGCGGTACTGTACTACCTGGTGACCGCGCGCTGGCTGAAGCGTTCAGCCTCGGAACGGATCATCGCCGCAATGTCCGCCTCCACCGTGAACTCTGCGAACCTCGGCCTGCCCATTGCGCTGTATGTGCTGGGCGATGCGTCCTTCGCCGCACCGATCATCCTGTTCCAGCTGGCCTTGTACCAGCCGATCAATCTGGCGATGCTCGACGCCTCCACCTCGCGCCACCGCACCACCCCGCTGGCATTGCTGGTGGCCACCGCGAAAAACCCGATGATCATCGGTTCCATGCTGGGCCTGGTCGTGGCGTTGACCGGATTCAAGCTTCCCTCGATCGTGCTCGAGCCCATCGACTTGATCGCCGGGGCCTCGATCCCTTGCATGCTCATGGCCTTCGGCATCTCGCTGGTCGGATCCAAGCCGCTGGAGAAGAAGTCTGGCCGCCGTGCCGACGTGCTGGTTGGCACCGCGGCCAAGCTGCTGATCCACCCGGCGCTGGCCTGGGTTCTGGCCTACCTGGTCTTCGGCTTGCGCGGGGAAATGCTGGTCGCTTCGGTGATCATGGCGGGGCTGCCTACCGCGCAGAATATCTTCGTGACTGCCTCCCGCTACAACGAAGGCGTGACCGTGGCCAAGGATACGGTGCTCATCACCACCATCTGCGCGATCCCTTTGATGATGGTGCTCGCCTTGTTGCTGGGAATTTAGTGTAACTTTCGAGCTTCGGAATAAGTGGAAGTCCCTAGACTGTTGTTAGGACTAGAGCAATATCAATCCCCTTTGAATGAGGTCACCATGAAGCGCACCATTCCCCTGCTGGCTACTGCCGCGATTCTTGCCCTATCTTTGAGTGCCTGCGGCTCGTCCGGCGGCTCTTCGGGCGGCTCCGCTGAATCCTCCGCATCCGAGCAGAGCGGTTCGGCTTTGCAGAAGGTCAAGGATGCCGGCGTTTTAACCGTTGGCACCGAGGGCACCTACCGCCCCTTCTCCTTCCATGAGGGCAGCGACCTGACCGGCTACGACGTCGAGGTCATCAAGGCCGTCGGCGAAAAAATGGGTGTCGAGGTCAAGTTCCAGGAAACCCAGTGGGACGCGATCTTCGCCGGCCTAGATGCCGGGCGCTTCGACGTCATCGCCAACCAGGTGGCCATCAATCCGGAACGCGAGAAGAAGTACCTGTTCTCGCAGCCTTACACCGTCTCCGAAGGCGTGGTTGTCACCAAGAGCGATAACACCGACATCACCTCCTTCGAATCGCTCAAGGGCAAGAAGACCGCGCAATCGCTGACCAGCAGCTTCTATGAGGCAGCCAAGGCCGCCGGCGCCACCATCGAACCGGTTGAAGGATGGGCCCAGTCGGTCACCCTGCTCAAGCAGGGCCGCGTTGATGCCACGGTCAACGACAAGCTGACCTTCCTTGACGCGCAGAAGACCAACCCGGATGACAGCATCAAGATCGCCGCCGAATCCGAGGACAAGAGCGAATCCGCGGTCACCTTGCGCAAGGGCTCCGAGGACCTGCAGGAAGCCATCGATAACGCGCTGGACGAGCTGCGCGAGGATGGCGAACTCGCCTCGATCTCCGAGAAGTACTTCGGCGAAGACGTCAGCAAATAACCGCAGTATCCCAAGTGAAACAGTAGACTGGCTCCACACGTACCCAGCGTGGGGCCAGTCTCGTTTGTCTCGAAGGTAGCTCATGGATTCGAATTGGCAGTTATTTATCGATTCGCTCTGGCCCTTGGCCAAGGGCGCAATCACCGCAAGCATTCCGCTGGCACTGATCAGCTTCGCCCTCGGACTGGTCATCGCCCTGCTCATGGCGCTGATGCGGATCAGCAAGAACCCGGTGCTCTCGGGCATCGCACGGGTATACATCTCGATCATCCGCGGCACTCCCCTGCTGGTGCAGCTGTTCGTCATCTTCTACGGCATGCCCACCCTGGGCATCACCATTGACCCGTGGCCCAGCGCGATCATCGCCTTCAGCCTGAATATCGGCGCTTACGCCGCGGAAATCATCCGCGCCGCGATCCTCTCGGTTCCGGCCGGGCAGTGGGAAGCCGGATACACCCTGGGCATGTCGCGCACGCGCAGCCTGTACCGGCTGATCCTGCCCCAGGCTACCCGCGTGGCCATCCCGCCATTGTCCAACTCCTTCATCTCCCTGGTGAAGGACACCTCATTGGCTTCGACCATTCTGGTCACCGAAATGTTCCGCAAGGCCCAGGAAATCACGGCCTCGACCTACGAGTTCATGCTCCTGTACTGCGAGGCGGCCGCGATCTACTGGGTCATCTGCCTGCTGCTCTCGGCCCTGCAGAACTCTGTTGAAGGAAGGCTGGAAAAGTATGTCGCCAAGTAATTCGACCCTGCTCAGCGTCACCGGCCTGCACAAGGCTTTCGGCGAGAACCAGGTGCTCAAGGGCATCGACTTCTCCGTGCACTCCGGCGAAGTCGTGGCCCTGATCGGCCCCTCGGGCTCCGGCAAGACCACCGCGCTGCGCTGCCTGAACGGGCTGGAAATCGCCGATGCCGGAACCGTCGGCTTCGACGGCGGACCGCAGGTGGACTTCGATGCCAAGACCAGGCCCAAGTCGGCGCAGATCCTGCGCGATCGTTCGGCGATGGTGTTCCAGGGACACCATCTCTTCCCGCACCTCACGGTGCTGCAGAATGTCACCATCGGGCCGATCGAAGTCCAAAAGCGCGCCCGAGCCCAGGTCCTGGAGGAAGCACGCAAGCTCCTGGATCGCGTGGGTTTGGGATCTAAGGCCGATGCCTATCCCAATTCGCTGTCCGGCGGACAGCAGCAGCGCGTGGGCATTGTGCGCGCGCTGATGCAGCAGCCGGATCTGCTGCTCTTTGATGAACCCACCAGCGCGCTGGATCCCGAACTGGTTGGCGAAGTTCTCAGCGTGATCAAGGAGCTGGCCCAGGAGGGCTGGTCCATGGTCCTGGTGACGCACGAGCTGGCCTTCGCCCGCGATGTGGCCGATACCGTGGTCTTCATGGACGGCGGGGTGGTCGTGGAAACCGGCGCGGCGGCCCAGGTTCTGTCCGCTCCGGCAAATCCCCGGACACAAGCCTTCGTCCAACGTCTTTTGCACCCGTTCTAGACAGCATAGAGTAAGGCTATGACCCAGGACACAAATGCATTGCTGGCCAGCCTCATCGAAGGCTACAACTTCCCCGGCGAGAGCCTCGATCTCGGGGTCGCCCTGATCGACGGCAAGCCTGAACCCGCGGCACCGGTCCGGCTGCCGCTGAAGATGCTCAACCGCCACGGCCTGGTCGCCGGCGCCACCGGCACCGGCAAGACGGTGACCTTGCACCTGATGGCGGAACAGCTGAGCCAGGCCGGTGTTCCGGTCTTCCTCGCCGATATCAAGGGCGATCTCTCCGGACTGGTCCAGGCCGGCGAAGGCTCCGAGAAGCTGACCGCGCGTCTAGCGGAAATGGGCAAGGAATTCTCGCCCCGCGCCAACCCGGTGGAGTTCCTCTCCCTGGGCGAGGGAACGCACGGCACGCCGGTGCGCGCCAGCGTTGATGCCTTCGGCCCGATCCTCCTGGCCCGCGTGCTGGAACTGAATGAAACGCAGGAGGAATGCCTGCAGCTGATCTTCCACTACGCCGATTCCAACAAGCTGCCCCTTGACGACCTCAATGACGTGAAGGCCGTGATCAGCTTCCTGGTCAGTGAGGAAGGCGCCGACGCACTGAAGGGCATCGGCGGGGTGAGTGCTGCGACCGCCTCGGTGATCCTGCGCGGCATCACCATCATGCAGTCCCAGGGCCTGGACCAGTTCTTCGGCCAGCCCGAGTTCGATACCGCCGACTTCCTGCAGGTGCGCGAAGGCAGCGGCGTGGTCAATGTGCTGGAACTGCCGTCGGTGAACCAGCAGCCGCTGCTCTTCTCCACCTTCCTGATGTGGCTGCTGGCCGACCTGTTCGAGGACCTGCCTGAAGCCGGCGATCTGGATAAGCCGAAGCTGGTGTTTTTCCTTGATGAGGCGCACCTGCTGTTCAAGGACGCCACCAAGGCCTTCACCGACGCGATCATCAACACGGTGCGCCTGATCCGTTCCAAGGGGGTGGGGCTGTTCTTCATCACCCAGTCCCCGGCCGACCTTCCCGACGAGGTGCTCGGCCAGCTCGGCAACCGCATCCAGCATGCGGTGCGCGTGTTCACCGCCAAGGACCAGAGCGCGCTCAAGCAGATCATCAAGACCTTCCCGGCCAACGGGGTGGACCTGCAAGAGGCGCTCACCCAGGCTGGTGTGGGCGAAGCGGTGGTAACCGTGCTCGGCGAGAACGGCGCCCCGACCCCGGTGGCGTGGACCAAGATGTCCTCGCCAGGTTCGAACATCGGTCCGGCCTCCGCTGAAGCGATGGAAGCGAATCTGTTGGCATCGCCGCTGGCCGCGCGCTACGCCACCGCGGTGGATCGCGAGTCGGCCCGCGAACTGCTCGAAGCCAAGGCCGTCCCGGCCCCCGCCGACGCGCCACGGCAAGAAGCACCGGCTGAATCCCAGCGCGCCGAGGCTCCTCGCGAACGCCAGGCCCCGGCCCAGCCGAACCCGATGATGGATATGGCCATGGATGCCGCGTCGATGATCGGCCGCGAACTGCTGCGCGGAATGTTCGGCAACCGCAAGCGCCGCCGCCGTTGGTAAGACCCGCCGATTTTTGCCGGCCAGTTACAGTCTGGAGCCCGAAACCAGATAGCCTAGCTACTGATGAAGACTCCTAGCTCCACGCCGATCACCGCCACCCGCTTGGCCCTCCGCTGGACCCTTGCCGCGGTGGCGGTGCTCGTTCTGGCGGTTGCCGGCATAATGATCGCCAATCGCACGCTGTTCTCCCCTGCCCATGAGGTCGAGGTCCTGCAGCGCCATCTCGCCAATGGCGAGGGCGCCCAGGCGCTGGGCCTGCTCAAGGCCCAGGTGCCGCAGGGTGACGCGGTGGCGCTGGACGGCGAGGTGCTCAAGCGCACCCAGTCGGGCATCACGGATTTCAGCACCGACAAGCCGCAGCCGGTGCAAAGGGATGGCGACCTGCGCACCGTGACCGCTCATTACAAGGCCACGGGCGTGGATCAGCAGTCCACCTTCACGCTGCGCCATGCCGGCAAGTCGTGGTTGTTCTTCGATCGGTGGGAGTTCGAGCCCTCCACCCTGCCCACCGTGAAGATCAAGGCCAACACGGTCAATGAGGTCAGCGTGAACGAGCAGAAGATCCCGCTGGAGGCCGGTGTCTCCACCCTGCCGGTCTTCTACCCTTCAGTACTCGACGCCAGCTTCAGCACCAAGAACTTCGCCGCCGACACCCGTGGCGTGGTGGTGACCGCGCCGGCTGATGATCCGGTGGAGATCGCGCTGAAGACCAAGCCGACCAAGGCCTTCATCTCCTCGATCAATTCCAAGGTCAAGAAGTACCTCGATGGCTGCGCCAGCCAGCAGGTCCTGATGCCCTCGGGCTGCCCCTTCGCGTACAACACCTCGGCTCGTGTTGATTCGTCCAGCATCAAGTGGGACATCACCAAGTACCCGAAGATCGACGTCAGCTACTACAACGGCGCCTGGGTGCTCTCCCCCTTGACGACCAGTGCCTCGCTGAGATTGACCGAGCAGGACCTGCGCACCGGCGCCAAGGAAAACAAGACCGTGAAGGACACCTACTCCTTCACCGCGCAATTGACCACGAGCACCACGGAGGTCTCGGTGGTTCCGGTGGCCGGCGGCGAACAGGCCGCGCAGTAGCTAGCGGCCGAGCAGTTCGCGCAACTGGCTGCGCAACGGCACCGCATTGGTCTTGAACTTCTGCCAGGTGAACAGCGCCAGCAGGCTGGCGCCCAGGGACAGCACCGCCCCGATGGATACGGCGATCTGCGCTCCGAAGAGTTCGGCGAACCATCCCACCAGCGGCGAGCCGATCGGCGTTCCGCCCTGCACCACCATCAGGTAGAGCGCCAGCACCCGGGCGCGATACTGCGAGGGCACCGACATCTGCACCATGGTGTTGCAGCTGTTGAGGAAGGTCAAGGCGCCCAAGCCCACCGGGATGAGCATGATGGCGAAGAGCAGGTAGTTGGGCATCCAGGCGCTGGCCAGCGCTGCCGCCCCGAAGAATACCCCGCCGCCGATCAGATAGCGCCAGCGAGGTGCCGAGCGCCGGGCCGCGAGCAGCGCCCCGGCAAAGGTTCCCACCGCCATGATGCTGCCCAGGATTCCGTACTCGCCCGCACCCACTCCATAGACTTCTGTGGCCATCAGCGCGTTGGTCAGCTGGAAGTTCAGGCCGAAGGTGCCGATGATGAAGGCCAGGAAGAAGATCAACAGCAGGTCCTTGCGGCTCTTGACGTAGCTGAATCCCTCGCGCACCTGGCCCTTGCCGCGGGCCACGGGCTTGGACGGGTGCAATGCGTCCTTGCGCATGAACAGCAGCGAGGTGATCACCGCCAGGAATGAGCCGCCGTTAAGCAGGAAGGCCGGCCCGGTGCCGACCAGGGCGATCACTGCCCCGGCAATGCCCGGTCCGGCCAGCCTTGCCAGGTTGAAGTTGGCGCTGTTCAAGGCGACGGCGTTGGGCAGGTGGGAGCCGGGGACGACTTCGGAGACGAAGGCCTGGCGGGCCGGGGCGTCGAAGGAGGCGCCGATGCCCAGCAGCCCCGCCAGCACGTACACGTGCCAGAGCTCGGCCGAGTCGGTGACCACCAGCAGACCAAGGATCAGCGCGCACAGTCCCATGAAACTCTGGGTCACCATCAGCACGTGGCGCTTGTTGAAACGATCGGCGATCAGGCCCGCGTAGGGGGCCAGGAGAAGCACGGGGAGGAATTGCAGCCCGGTGGTGATGCCGGTGGCGACGGCGTCGTGGTTGGTCAGTTCGGTCAGCACCAGCCAGTCCTGGGCCACGCGCTGCATCCAGGTGCCGATGTTGGAAACCAACGCCCCAACGATCCACAGCCGGTAGTTGGGTATTTCCAGCGCCCTGAACATCTTCGTAGCCATAGCTTCTACCGGATCCCTCCGGTGCCTCCCGCAATTCAGTCTAATGCGGCACAGCGGGGAATGCTGAGGTTTCCTCTGCATTCCCCGCTGTGCGGATCATGGCAACGCGCTAGTTCACTCCGCGCAAATCGAGCAGCAGCTCGTTCTCGCCCTCGGCATCCAGCACCACCGGGATGCCCCAGTCCTGCTGGTACAGGTGGCAGGCGGCATGATCCGGGATCTCGCCGCCGGGCTCGCCGTCGCAGGCCGCAGCGCGGGCGGTAATGTGCAGCACGCCGTCGGCCACCTCGGGGTTCAGCGTCAGGGTGCGGGTCAGGCCCACCGAGGTTCCGCTGCCTTCAAGCAGCAGCTCCTCGGGGCTGGAAGAGATCTTCAGCTGGGTCGGGTCGCCCCAGCGGTCATCGAGCTTCTGCCCCTTCGGAGCGGCGAAGCGCACGACGATCTCGTGGTTGCCGGCCTGGACCTTGGTCTTGGGGCGCTTGGTCTGGCTGGCGCCCTCGTCGAGAACCAATGCCTCGGCAGGAATCGGGATGCGCACCAGCTGGTGGGCATTGGTCTCCACGACCAGCAGCACCGGATCGCCGTCCACGGAGGCATCCACCAGCACGTCGGCTGGTTCCTTCAGGCCCTTGGCCAGGGTGGACACGGTCTTGGTCGCCGGGTCGAAGCGGCGCACGGCCCCGTTGTAGGAGTCGGCAATCGCGATCGAGCCGTCAGGCAGGACTGCTACGCCCAGCGGGTGCTGCAGGCGGGCCTGCTGCGCGTCACCGTCGCGGAAGCCGAAGTCGAACAGCCCGGTGCCGATCGCGGTGTTCACGCTCGTTGCTTCGCCGTCCTGGACTTCGATCCGTCGCAGGGCGCTGGTTTCCGAGTCGGCGATCCATAGGTTCTCGCCATCCAGGGCCAGGCCCGAGGACTGGGCGAACCAGGCCTCGTGAGGCGTGCCGTCGTTCAGGCCTTCCAGGCCGGTTCCGGCGAAGACCGAGACGGCAGAAGTGCGCGGGTCGAAGGCGAAGATCTGGTGGGTGCCGGCCATCGCGATGATGACCTTGCCCGATGGGTGGTAGAGCACATCCCATGGGGAGGAAAGCGAAATGTTCAGCGCGTCGGTGCCCAGTTCGGTCGGCTGGATTTCCTTCCGCGCATTCTCCGAATCCAGCAGGCGCTGCACGCCATTGCCGGCCAGGGTGCCCACCGCGCCGGTGGCCAGGTTGACCGAGCGCAGGCGGTGGTTGACGGTGTCGGCGACGATCACGTCGTAGCCCAGCTCGGCGGCCAGTTCTGCAGGCAGCGCGGCCAGGCCCTGCAGTTCGTTGAACTGCGCGGTGCCAGCATCCCCGTCAGCGTAGCCCTTGATGCCCGAGCCGATGGTGCGCACCACTTCGAAGCCTGCATCCAGTTCCACCAGGCGGTGGTGGCCCGAGTCGCCGACCAGGAAGTTGCCGTTGGCCAAGGCGATGGCCTTGCCCGGGAAGCGCAAGTCGCCTTCGCGGGCTGCGGGAGCCACATAGGGGCCGTTGCCGCGGTGCAAGGTGCCCTTGGCTTCATGCTCGGCGATCAGTTCTTCGACCAGCGAGCCCAGGCCCTGGGCGTGGCCTTCGCCGGAGAGGTGCGCGACGATGTAGCCTTCCGGGTCCAGCACGACCAGGGTTGGCCAGGCGCGGGCGCCGTAGGCCTGCCAGGTGACCAGCTCAGGATCATCGAGCACCGGGTGATGGATTTCATAGCGCTCCACGGCTGCGGCCAGCGCATCCGGGTCGGCTTCGTGCTCGAATTTCGGCGAGTGGACACCCACGGTGACCAGCACGTCGGAGTACTGCTCCTCCAGCGGGCGCAGCTCGTCGAGCACATGCAGGCAGTTGATGCAGCAGAAGGTCCAGAAGTCCAGGAGCACGATCTTGCCGCGCAGGGCTTCAAGGTCCAGCTGCTTGCCGCCGGTATTCAGCCAGTTGCGGCCCAGCAGTTCGCTGGCGCGCACCTTGTAATTGGCGCGGACGGATTCTGTTGCGCTCATTCTCATCCTTTCGCATTTGCCGTGGCACGGCAGGTAGAACTTCATTATCGGCCACGGCCCGGTGCAGTACTAAACGGTGTTAAGGAACATTGAGGTGCAACAGGCGCCGGCCGGCATCTATTCCGCTAGGGCAGCTGGGCGATGGCCGCGTCCATGACGCTGCCGGCCACCTGGTTGAACTTTGGGTCCGACAGCGGGTTGGCGGAGAGGAAGGAGACCATCACCGCATACTCCTTCGTCGCCTTGATCAGCACCAGCGAATTCTGCGCGTACTGCCCATCGCGGCTGTAGTACAAGGATGAATCCACCGAGTCGACCTCGGGGTCCGAGAACTTCAGGGTCTCGGTGTAGTCCATCCCGTTGAGCTTCACAGAGGTGCACTGATCCAGGATGGTGCGCACATTCTCGTTGTGCGACGCCACGGTTCCCGCACCGTCCTTGCCGAGCTTGGCCACCTCCACCGATCCGGTGATGGACTGGTTCTCGTTGGTGAAGTCGGTGCGGGCCGTTTCGGTGCCCAGCTGCACCGGCGACCAGTTCAGATCGTTGATCGGCGCCGAGCACTGGGCCGGCAGGACCACGATGTCCTTGAGCGTATCGGTGGGCGGGGTGGACAGCGCCTGGAGGTCCTTGCCCTGGATCTTGGCACTGCTCGGGAAGCCTAATTGGCTGGCCAGCACCGCGCCGGCGGTGGTGGCCACTTCGGCGGTGGTCAGATCCTGCGGCGAGGCGCTGGGGCTCGGGCTGGCGGTGCCTTCGGCGGCGATCTTGTGGGTCTGGTCGTCAGGCATCTGGGACTGGGCGGACGAGCAGGCGCTCAAGGCCAGCGCGGCGCATACAGCCAGGGAAACGGTGAGTCGTTTAGGCATTCGGGTTCCTCTTATCGGCCTGGTTGAAGCGGGCGAACATCGCGTTGTAGGCTTCCAGCTCGGCGTCGTTGTCGCGATCGGCCTGCCGGTCATAGCGCTTGGTGTCCTTCTTGTCCTGCTTGAGCCAGGAAACCACCACCAGGATGGCCAGCACCAAGGTGGGCACTTCGCCGATCGCCCACATCGCCCCGGCTCCCACCACCTGGTCCTCCAGCGCGGTGCCGCCCCAGGTGCGGCCCATATTGCCGAAGTAGTCCGGGGCCAGCAGGGTTTCGGTGCTCATCAGGGCCACGCCGAAGAAGGCGTGGAAGGCGACGGTGGCCAGCAGGACCACCAGGCGCATCGGGTAGGGGTAGCGCTTCGGGATCGGATCGGCATCCACCAGCGAGAGCGCAAAGAGGTAGCCGGTGAGCAGGAAGTGCAGGTTCATCAGCTCGTGGCCCGCATGGTAGAGCATGGCCGGTTCCAGGACCGGGGTGAAGTAGAAGATCACGATCGAACCGGCGAAGTTCACGGCAGCGAAGATCGGGTGCGTGATGACCTTGGAGTAGCGCGAATGCACCAGGAAGAGGATCCATTCGCGCGGGCCGCGGGTATCGTCGGTGCGCGCCGGCAGCACCTGCAGCAGCAGGGTGATCGGGGTGCCCAGCACCAGGAAGATCGGCACGATCATGGTCAGCGACATGTGGTCGACCATGTGGGTGGAGAACTGGATCTTGCCGTACACCGCCACGGCGCCGCTGGTCACGTAGAACAGCGCGAACAGGCCGATCAACCAGCTGATCAGGCGCACCACGCTGGGCTTGTCCCCGCGCCGGGCCAGGGTGATGAAGGCCCAGAGGTAGGCGGCCAGCCCGAACAGGCACACAGCCACCCAGATCCAGTCCATCCGCCAGGTGGTGAACCAGCTGGCGGTATCCGGGGCCGGCGGCAGGTCGTAGCCGGTCAGCAGCCGCGCCGGGGTGGTTTCGGCCGGGGCCTCATCGGAGGTCGGCGGGGCGGTGCGCGCCAGCACGGCGGCCACCGACATCACCGACGCCATCAGGATCACTTCGCCCAGCACGATCTGCCAGGCCGATCGCAGGGCGCTGTACTGCCCGGCCAACAGCTTCGGGATCACGAAGCGGCGGTGGGCCAGGCCCAGCAGGCCCAGCACCAGGGTGATCGCCAGCTTCACGACCACCAGGGTTCCGTACGGGGTCAGCCACTGCTCCCAGCTGGTGATGCGGATGACCGCCGAGGCCAGCCCGGAGCCGATGATCAGGAACACCACGAACAGCGCCAGCGCCGAATAGCGCTGCAGCACCACTCCGGCGAGCACCTGGCCGCGCTGGCGCCCGGGTGCTTGTCCGGTCAGGGTCGGGGCCAGCAGCGCCAGGACGATGATCCCGCCAAACCAGAGGACCACGGCCAGCAGGTGCAGGCCGATGGAGTTCACCGCGGCGAAATGGTCATCTCCCCCGGCGGCGTGGCCGATGAAGGCCAGCGGCAGGATGCCGAACAGGGAGAAGAAGGCGGTGGCGCCCACCCCGGTCTTGGAGCGGACCGCCAGGGCCAGCGAGCTGACCACGGCGGCGATCACCACCATCCAGGCCCAGGCCCGGCCGGTGGTGATGGAGAGGATGTAGTCGAGGATGGCCGCCGAGTACTGCGCGTCCAGATTGATCGGCAGCCCGGCCAGATCCCAGAAGGTCAGCACCATCACGGACGCCGCCGACAGGGTCCAGAGCACCGCCGACCCGGCAGCGATATTCATCGCGCGGGTGAAGGCCGGATGGTCCCCGCCGGAGGCACCGCGGGTGACCTTGATGCTGCGCGGCAGAATCGCGGCAGCGAAAATCAGCGAGGCAATGGCCACTGACATGGCCGAATGGTGGATCGCGCGGGCGATCGGCAGGCTCCAGCGCACAAAGGCGCCCGGGTCGGCCAATTCGGCCGGGCGGGCGATGCCGGTGAACATCACGGCGGCCAGGAAAGCCACCGCCGAAGCGAGCAGCCCGGGCAGGATGAAGCGGGTGACTGAAACCGTGCGCTGTGCTGTATCCATATCCTTCTTATCATCTCATTTTTGCCCCGCCCCGTCAGGCCGGATGGGTCCGGCGGCACCCCGCTACGGCGCATCTCACACAGCGGCGGGCACAGGCTTCGGGCTCGTCGATCACCTGGCGGGGGTGCTGATCCCGTCCAGCTGACCGGACAGATTCCTGAAGGACCCATCACCGGGTGTGGCACGCACGAAGCCGGTCTGCACGAAGCGGCGCCGGGTCCTGCGAACAGCACTGGATCAGCAGACCCATCTGCCCGAGCACGTTGAGCAGGCTCAGGCCCAGGTGTCGAGGGCGGTCAGCGCCGGGGCTCGCGTCCCCTTCACTGCGGGCAGCACTGGCGTTTGCTCGTCCCAAGCTTTCGTGAAGTGGCCGAGGTGGCCCCTGGGCACCGGAATGACAGCGGGTGCTACTTGGTGTTGCGCATGAACTTGGCCA
This window contains:
- a CDS encoding bifunctional copper resistance protein CopD/cytochrome c oxidase assembly protein codes for the protein MDTAQRTVSVTRFILPGLLASAVAFLAAVMFTGIARPAELADPGAFVRWSLPIARAIHHSAMSVAIASLIFAAAILPRSIKVTRGASGGDHPAFTRAMNIAAGSAVLWTLSAASVMVLTFWDLAGLPINLDAQYSAAILDYILSITTGRAWAWMVVIAAVVSSLALAVRSKTGVGATAFFSLFGILPLAFIGHAAGGDDHFAAVNSIGLHLLAVVLWFGGIIVLALLAPTLTGQAPGRQRGQVLAGVVLQRYSALALFVVFLIIGSGLASAVIRITSWEQWLTPYGTLVVVKLAITLVLGLLGLAHRRFVIPKLLAGQYSALRSAWQIVLGEVILMASVMSVAAVLARTAPPTSDEAPAETTPARLLTGYDLPPAPDTASWFTTWRMDWIWVAVCLFGLAAYLWAFITLARRGDKPSVVRLISWLIGLFALFYVTSGAVAVYGKIQFSTHMVDHMSLTMIVPIFLVLGTPITLLLQVLPARTDDTRGPREWILFLVHSRYSKVITHPIFAAVNFAGSIVIFYFTPVLEPAMLYHAGHELMNLHFLLTGYLFALSLVDADPIPKRYPYPMRLVVLLATVAFHAFFGVALMSTETLLAPDYFGNMGRTWGGTALEDQVVGAGAMWAIGEVPTLVLAILVVVSWLKQDKKDTKRYDRQADRDNDAELEAYNAMFARFNQADKRNPNA
- a CDS encoding NHL domain-containing thioredoxin family protein; translation: MSATESVRANYKVRASELLGRNWLNTGGKQLDLEALRGKIVLLDFWTFCCINCLHVLDELRPLEEQYSDVLVTVGVHSPKFEHEADPDALAAAVERYEIHHPVLDDPELVTWQAYGARAWPTLVVLDPEGYIVAHLSGEGHAQGLGSLVEELIAEHEAKGTLHRGNGPYVAPAAREGDLRFPGKAIALANGNFLVGDSGHHRLVELDAGFEVVRTIGSGIKGYADGDAGTAQFNELQGLAALPAELAAELGYDVIVADTVNHRLRSVNLATGAVGTLAGNGVQRLLDSENARKEIQPTELGTDALNISLSSPWDVLYHPSGKVIIAMAGTHQIFAFDPRTSAVSVFAGTGLEGLNDGTPHEAWFAQSSGLALDGENLWIADSETSALRRIEVQDGEATSVNTAIGTGLFDFGFRDGDAQQARLQHPLGVAVLPDGSIAIADSYNGAVRRFDPATKTVSTLAKGLKEPADVLVDASVDGDPVLLVVETNAHQLVRIPIPAEALVLDEGASQTKRPKTKVQAGNHEIVVRFAAPKGQKLDDRWGDPTQLKISSSPEELLLEGSGTSVGLTRTLTLNPEVADGVLHITARAAACDGEPGGEIPDHAACHLYQQDWGIPVVLDAEGENELLLDLRGVN